A single region of the Streptococcus sanguinis genome encodes:
- a CDS encoding glycerol dehydrogenase, giving the protein MRIFASPSRYIQGEDALFENAKQILQLGSHPVLLCDDVVYQIVGEKFNDYLTRYGFHVLHVAFNGEASDAEIDRVVALAEKDGADLVIGLGGGKTIDSAKAIADILGRPVVIAPTIASTDAPTSALSVIYTEDGAFEKYIFYSKNPELVLVDTKVIAGAPKRLLASGIADGLATWVEARAVQQKNGTTMLGQRQSLAGVAIAKKCEETLFADGLQAIAACEAKVVTPALENIIEANTLLSGVGFESGGLAAAHAIHNGFTALTGDIHHLTHGEKVAYGTLTQLFLENRPKEELEKYIRFYQKIGMPTTLKEMHLENTSYEDLLKVGQQATIEGETIHQMPFEISASDIAGAILAVDQYVRDLDK; this is encoded by the coding sequence GCTTTGTGATGATGTGGTTTACCAGATTGTTGGGGAAAAATTCAATGACTACCTTACCCGTTATGGTTTTCATGTGCTGCATGTCGCTTTTAATGGAGAAGCTTCTGACGCTGAAATTGATCGGGTCGTTGCTCTGGCTGAAAAAGACGGAGCAGACTTAGTTATTGGCCTAGGTGGTGGAAAAACCATTGACAGTGCGAAGGCGATTGCAGACATACTAGGACGTCCTGTGGTTATTGCGCCAACCATTGCCTCTACAGATGCCCCAACGTCAGCACTTTCTGTTATCTATACAGAAGACGGCGCCTTTGAAAAGTATATTTTCTATAGTAAAAATCCTGAACTCGTCTTGGTGGATACGAAAGTGATTGCTGGAGCGCCAAAACGACTTCTGGCTTCTGGGATTGCAGATGGTTTAGCGACTTGGGTAGAGGCGCGTGCTGTCCAGCAAAAAAATGGCACTACCATGCTGGGACAAAGACAGAGTCTAGCTGGTGTAGCAATTGCGAAGAAGTGTGAAGAAACACTGTTTGCAGATGGCCTGCAAGCTATTGCAGCCTGTGAAGCGAAAGTCGTGACTCCAGCTCTGGAAAATATCATTGAAGCCAATACCCTTCTCAGCGGCGTCGGCTTTGAGAGCGGAGGTTTAGCAGCAGCTCATGCTATCCACAACGGCTTTACAGCTCTCACAGGAGATATTCATCACCTGACCCATGGCGAAAAAGTTGCCTATGGAACCTTGACCCAGCTCTTCTTAGAAAACCGACCTAAAGAAGAATTGGAAAAATATATTCGCTTCTATCAAAAAATTGGTATGCCGACAACTCTGAAAGAAATGCATTTAGAAAATACCAGCTATGAAGATTTGCTCAAAGTTGGTCAGCAAGCGACGATTGAGGGTGAAACCATTCATCAGATGCCATTTGAGATTTCAGCTTCTGATATTGCAGGTGCTATCCTAGCAGTCGACCAATATGTCAGGGATTTGGATAAATAA